A window from Hemicordylus capensis ecotype Gifberg chromosome 2, rHemCap1.1.pri, whole genome shotgun sequence encodes these proteins:
- the CLDN23 gene encoding claudin-23 produces the protein MRTPTAMIVGIVLCPCGLVLNLTSTLAPSWRDVSRIPSGPLDLIQHQGIWDICDEYQGTSQTQCGIKDSLDYFTQQPVQVAKGLMPSSVVVTVLGLVVASLGVRCWQDIPHYLLAGLGGLVLFISGLMSLIPISWYNHELNNLPVISGSTLQVGYCLVLGYLGSCLEIIGGLSLTLSFGHCCKERKRKKAAVDYSYPPSRQQGPATIAAISPSIDGREFELYDRTSTPKSYTNSLDVLEGESVSNRSRLPCDSDL, from the coding sequence ATGCGGACCCCAACAGCCATGATTGTGGGCATTGTGCTATGTCCCTGTGGCCTTGTCCTGAATCTGACTAGCACTCTGGCTCCCAGCTGGAGGGACGTGAGCCGTATCCCCAGCGGCCctctggacctgatccagcaccAAGGCATCTGGGACATCTGCGATGAGTACCAAGGCACCAGCCAGACCCAATGCGGCATCAAGGACAGCCTCGACTACTttacccagcagcctgtgcaagtGGCAAAGGGGCTCATGCCCTCCTCTGTGGTCGTCACTGTCCTGGGCCTGGTTGTGGCTTCCCTGGGCGTGCGCTGCTGGCAGGACATACCCCATTAcctgctggctgggctgggtggCCTAGTGCTCTTCATTTCGGGACTGATGAGCCTAATTCCTATCTCTTGGTATAATCACGAACTCAACAACCTGCCTGTCATTTCTGGCAGTACCCTGCAGGTGGGCTACTGCCTGGTACTCGGCTACCTGGGTAGCTGCCTGGAAATTATTGGGGGCCTCTCCCTTACGCTCAGCTTTGGTCATTGCTGCAAGGAACGCAAGCGGAAGAAAGCTGCTGTGGATTACAGCTACCCACCCAGTCGGCAGCAGGGCCCAGCAACCATAGCCGCCATCTCCCCCTCCATTGATGGCCGAGAGTTCGAGCTGTACGACCGGACTTCAACGCCCAAGTCCTACACCAACTCCCTGGATGTACTGGAAGGCGAGAGTGTCAGTAACAGGAGCAGGCTTCCCTGCGACTCGGATTTATAG